GCCAACGCGGCACCTGAGCGCAGGACGCCGAGGATGATTGATTCCGAGCCGACGCCACATCAGCCAGGCGCGGCCGAAGACCCTGTTTATGCGCTCTATCAGCGCATGGTCGGCTGGGAATAAATTTCCATAATCCAAGTCATCAGGAAGCGTGCAGCGGTTCCGGGATAACGAAATGCATAAAAACCAAGGACCAAAGCGCCGCGCTAGATCAACTTTGATGCGACGCGCTCTAGCCCGAAAATGAAGAACCCGCCGGATCGCTCCGGCGGGTTCTTCAATTCAAAAGGCGGATGCGAGGCTTATTCGCCGCCGCGGTTCTTCAGGGCTGCGCCCAGGATGTCGCCGAGCGAAGCGCCGCTGTCGGACGAACCGAACTGGGCAACGGCTTCCTTCTCTTCCGCAATCTCCAGAGCCTTGATGGACAGCATGATCTTGCGGTCCTTCTTGGAGAAGTTGGTGACGCGGGCGTCGAAGACCTGGCCGACCGAGAAGCGCTCAGGGCGCTGTTCGTCGCGGTCGCGGGCAAGGTCAGCGCGGCGGATGAAGGAAGTGATGTCCTCGTGGTTGACGAGCTTCACTTCAACGCCGCCATCGTTGACTGCGATGACTTCGCAGGAAACGACTGCATTCTTGCGCAGGTCGCCTGATGCAGCGGCGTCGCCGACTGCATCCTTGCCGAGCTGCTTGATGCCGAGCGAGATGCGTTCCTTCTCGACATCGACGTCGAGAACGACGGCCTTGACGACGTCACCCTTGTTGAACTCCTCGATGACCTGTTCGCCCGGACGGTTCCAGTCGAGGTCGGAGAGGTGCACCATGCCGTCGACATCGCCGTCGAGGCCGATGAACAGGCCGAATTCGGTCTTGTTCTTGACTTCGCCTTCGACTTCAGTGCCGGCCGGATGGCTGCGGGCGAATGCTGCCCACGGGTTTTCCAGCGTCTGCTTGAGGCCGAGCGAGATACGGCGCTTGGACGGATCGACTTCGAGAACGACGACTTCGACTTCCTGGGTGGTCGACAGGATCTTGCCGGGGTGAACGTTCTTCTTGGTCCAGGACATTTCCGAGATATGGATCAGGCCTTCGATGCCCGGCTCCAGCTCGACGAACGCACCGTAGTCGGTGATATTCGTAACGGTACCGGAAATCTTCTTGCCTTCCGGATACTTGGCCTGGATGCCATCCCACGGATCGCTCTCGAGCTGCTTCATGCCGAGCGAGATGCGATGGGTTTCCTGGTTGATGCGGATGATCTGAACCTTGACCTGCTGGCCGATGTTCAGGATTTCCGACGGATGGTTCACACGGCGCCATGCCATGTCGGTGACGTGCAGCAGGCCGTCGATGCCGCCGAGGTCGACGAACGCACCGTAATCGGTGATGTTCTTGACAACGCCGTCGACAACCTGGCCTTCTTCGAGGTTCTGAACGATTTCAGAACGCTGCTCGGCACGGGACTCTTCCAGAACCGTACGGCGCGAAACCACGATGTTGCCGCGGCGCTTGTCCATCTTGAGGATTTCGAAGGGCTGCGGGTTATGCATCAGCGGAGTGACGTCGCGGATCGGGCGGATATCGACCTGCGAACGTGGCAGGAAGGCGATCGCACCGTCGAGGTCGACCGTGAAGCCACCCTTGACCTGGTTGAAGATCACACCTTCGACGCGCTCGCCGGCTTCGAACTTGGCTTCGAGCTTGACCCAGCTTTCTTCGCGGCGAGCCTTCTCGCGCGACAGAACTGCTTCGCCGAGCGCGTTTTCGATACGCTCAACGTAAACTTCGACTTCATCGCCAACCTTGAGCTGGCCGTCCTTGGCGCGGGCGCCGAATTCCTTGAGCGCGATGCGGCCTTCGACCTTCAGGCCGACGTCAACAACGGCGACATCCTTTTCGATGCCCGTGACGATACCCTTGGTAACATAGCCTTCGGCCAGATCGTTCTTGGCAAAAGACTCTTCGAGAAGGGCCGCGAAATCCTCGCGAGAGGGAGTAGCTACTGACATAAAATCTCCTGCGTGTCCTGAATAGCGAAGCGGACACGTACGCGCCGGTTGGTTTGCGTTGAACGGGCCTGAACCCAGTCCGCCCTTTTTCACGAGGGCAATCCGGCGCTTGGACGGAATTTCAGGCTGCATTAACAGCGATCCATGCTCCTGAGCATGCAAAATCGCTTCAATTTAGGCATTTCGGCTCAAGACCGCATCGATGATCGATTGTGCAGCTTGAAACGCGGCCTCTATACTCATTTCCGACGTATCAAGCAAGTGCGCATCATCAGCTGGTTTCAAAGGGCTGTCGGCCCGTCCCATGTCGCGTTCGTCGCGCCGTTTGACGTCTTCGAAAATCGCATCGAAATCCGCCGTCGCGCCCTTGCCGAGGATCTCGTCGTAACGGCGTCTTGCGCGGACCTCCGGCGTCGCCGTTACGTAGAATTTGACCGCCGCATCCGGGCAGACGACCGTGCCGATATCACGCCCGTCGAGCACGGTTCCCGGCGCCTTTATCGAAAACCGCCGCTGCGCCTCGACCAGCGCCCGGCGCACCGCCGGCATCACGGCAATCTTCGAGGCGGCTTCGCCGATCTCATGTTTGGAAAGTATATCGCGATCCAATCCAGCGAGTTCAACCTCCCGCGCGATCTTTTCCGCCACCGCCTCGTCGTCGAGCGGCAGGCCGGCGTCGAGCAGCGCCTTGGCTGTGGCGCGATAGGTCAGGCCGGTATCCAGATGATGGAAGCCGTATCGCTCGGCGATGCGGCGCGAAAGCGTGCCCTTGCCGGCCGCCGCCGGGCCATCGATGGCGATGGTGAAGGTCTTCGTTGTCATGTGATCAATCCTGGAGCAGCGGGCTTACAGGCCCTGGCTGGAGCCAAGCATGGCGTAATCATTTGTAAACGCATAGCATTTCCTTCGCAAGGCCGTCCTTTTCGGCGACAATCTTCGCTACGTTCTGCGGCTGCCGCGGCTCGTTACCATACACCCGCCGGCCGGTCATCCGGCGGCGGCGGAAATAGCCTGCGCTCTGATCATAAAGTTTGGCTTTGACATGGGAAGCCACAGCGATTAAGGGGACCGGCTTATAAATTCCGATGGAACGCCGGCTTGATCGGCATTTGCCGAATCTCGCATTCGGCCATTCTCACGAGGCTTATAGTGGCGAAAGCGGAACTTGGAACCAAGCGTACCGATCCGGAAACCGGCAAGAAGTTTTATGATCTGAACCGGGATCCGGTCGTTTCTCCTTATACCGGCAAGTCCTACCCCCTGTCCTTCTTCCAGGAAACCTCGGCGATCGCCGAGGTTGCCGAGGAAGACGAGGTCGCGGAAGTCGATACTGAAAACACCGAAGTCGAACTGGTTTCGCTGGAAGATGCCGATGAGGCCGCAAGCGGCGACGACATCCCCGATATCGGCGATGACGATGTCGAAATCGAAGGCGATGACGACGACGATACCTTCCTCACACCCGACGAAGACGATGACGACGATGACATGAGCGACATCATCGGCGTGACCGGCGACGACGACGAAGTCTGACCACTGCATTTCGGCCCGGTGAGGAAAAAATTCTCCGGGCCGGATTTTTTAGGCTTGCTATCTCCGAAAACCGGAAGTAATAAGCCGCCACTCCGAAGGGCACGCCTTGAGGAGTATCCCAGGACCGGCCCTGCGCCGGACCACCTTGATGGGGCTATAGCTCAGCTGGGAGAGCGCTTGCATGGCATGCAAGAGGTCAGCGGTTCGATCCCGCTTAGCTCCACCACGCTTCGCCCTTACGGGCTTCGCGTGGCGCAGCCGCGAGAAACCGTTAGGCCGAAGCAGTGCCCGGCATAGCCCGAAGGGCGACGACGGGCTGAAACGCTGATGTGGTATGTCTATATTCTCCGCAGCGTCGATTTTCTCGATCAGGAATATACCGGGTCTACCGCAGATCTGAAACAACGGTTCGCCGCTCACAATGCCGGAAAATCCACCCACACGGCCAAATTTGCACCATGGATTTTGTTCTGGTATTGCGCCTTTCCTGACAAACACAAAGCGCTTGAATTCGAAGCATATCTGAAATCGCATTCCGGCAGGGCTTTTGCCAGCAAGAGACTGGTCCAGCCGCATTCGGATCCAGGTAAACTCTAACCGCCCCGCGTCGCCCCGGCAGGCCGCTCCCACAGCCCACCGGCGCCTCGAGCCTCACATCTCGACGATAACCGCTGTCACCGGCTTCATCACCGGCAGCACCAATAGTAAGACGGGAAAGGCGATTGCCCAGGAAAGCGCCCAAGGTGCGTACCCAGCAACGGATCGCCGTCGTTCTGTGAGAACAAGCGAGCCGACCTATGCTCCCTCAGCTGACGGCCGTGCTTCTCTCCGACCTGTCGGCAAAACAGGGCATCACCACTTCTTTCCTGGTGTCTCTCAGAGTAGCATTTCCGAGCGTGGCATCAGCCAACCGCAGTCGTCTTTGCCAATTCCTCAACAAAAGGAATTATCCTTCTGCCGCATCTCAGCGATTCGGCCCCAGGACCCTCCGCAATGACCAGAGCACGACGCCGTCGCCTCATCCGCACCCGACGGACCATGACCGGGATCGCCCTCGTTGGCTCGATTTCGTTTCTTGCCGGCATGACCGATGCGACCGGCCTGCTGCTGACCGGCGATTTCGTCTCCTTCATGACCGGCAATACGACGCGGGCGGCATTGGCCTTGAGCCAGGGCAACCTTTATCACGCGGCGGTACTGATCTCCGCCATTCTGGTTTTCGTGCTCGGCAATGCGGCCGGCATTGTCGTCGCCCATTTTTCGCAACGCCGCATTTTCGTGGTGCTTGGATGCGTCGGCCTCGTCCTGGCACTTGCTTCGATGATGACGATGCAAAACTTGCTGCTGTCGCGCTTCTATTTGATCGTTCTTGCCATGGGCATGGTGAACGCCGCCGTCGAGCAAATCGAGGGCCTGCCGATCGGGCTGACTTATGTCACAGGCGCACTGTCGCGCTTCGGCCGCGGCATCGGCCGCTGGATCATCGGCGATCGCCGTATCGAATGGACGATCCAGATCGTGCCCTGGGGCGGCATGCTGCTCGGGGCGATTGCCGGCGCCCTCGTGACGCGACTGACCGGCGCGTATGCGCTGTGGCTGGTCTCCCTTTTTGCGATGGTGCTTGCGCTTGCCGCCATGTTCATCCCCCGGCCGCTTCAGCGGCGCTTCAACCAGAAGATCGCGCCGCATCGATCGGCCGTCGCGCGGGCGAAATAGAGCCGTCGCATTCCTGTTACCGTCGAATCGGATAGGAAGGACCGCCGCCCATCCTCAAGGAGTAGGTCTTGTTCCTGATTTCGAAGCTCGTCTGGATTTTCGCTCAGCCGTTGTCGCTGGCATTCTTCCTCCTCATCATTGCCCTCATTGCCGGCCTTTTGCGCTGGCGTACCTTAAGTATCCTCGGCGCAGCCGGTTCGGCCCTTATCCTCTTCGTCACGCTCTACACCACGGCCGGCAACCTCATGATGCAGGGTCTCGAGCAGCGCTTCGCCAAGCCCGCCGCCGATCCGGATAGCCTGCAATGCATGATCGTGCTCGGCGGCGCTTTCGAAAACGAGGTGAACACGGCGCGCCATGGCATAGAATTCAACGCCGCGGCCGACCGCTTCGTCGAAGCCCTGCGGCTCGCACAGAAATTTCCGCAGTCGCACATTCTGGTGTCGGGCGGCGACGGCTCGCTCTCGGGCATCTACGAAGGCGATGCGGCGGCATCCGAGCGCTTCTTCCCGCTCTTCGGCGTCGGCAGGGATCGCCTGATCGAGGAGAAGCAATCGCGCACCACCTTCGAAAACGCCGTCAACACCAAGGAATTCCTCGCAAGCCAGGGGCTTGCCAATTGCCTGCTGATCACCTCGGGTTTTCATATGCCGCGCTCCGTCGGCATCTTCCGCAAGCTCGGCATCGATATCGTGCCCTGGCCGACCGATTATCGCACCGACGGTGAGGTGAGGCCGGGGTTGGATTTCACCCAGCCGAGCCTCAACGCCCAGAACATGGCGACGGCGATCCGCGAATGGTACGGCCTGGTCGGCTATTATCTCGCCGGCCGGACATCGGAGCTCTATCCGGGCTGAGTTACTTTTTTGAAATGGTGACGAATTTCGTGCCGCGCACGCGGGCCGTCACCGTGCAGGGATCACCTTCGGTGCGGTCGCAGAAACGCGGATGCATCTTCATTGCCAGCACCATGTTGCCGAAGCGCTGGACGAAGTCGTAGCCATAGATCTGCGCCGTCGCGATCATGAAATAACCGCCTTCCGCCACCTGCAGATAGAAATTATAGGTGCAGCCGTCGTCATTGCACTGCGGCCCCTTCTGCCCGTCGCAGGTCAGCTGGCCCTCGTTGACCACCGCATCGATCAGGCCGTCATTGTTGATGTCCTGCCGGATGATGAAGCCGTCGGCGAACTCGGCCGTCTTGCACTGCTCCTGGAAATGTTTCTTCTCGTAGATCTCCGGATCGGAAATCAGCGATTGCTGGCCGAAGGCGACAGCCGGCGTGAAAAGCAGCAGGACGATATTCAGAACGGCGAGCACCAGCGTTTTCACGGCTTTCCTCTTTTGGATAAAGGCTCTGCAGCCTGATGCATGTCGCCCGAATGTGTGCAGCGGATTTGGGACAACGGCATGCATCGTATAAAGACTTTGGCTTTATGGCGCCGCCGCCTTGCGCCGCCCTTGCCATCATGGTTCTTTCGGCAAAAACATAAGCCGGTTCTGGGGGCCGCATGTCCTTGCTCGTTTATCTCGATTATGCCGGCATTGCGCTGTTTGCTGCGACAGGCGCGCTTGCCGCCTCGCGCAAGCAGCTGGACCTGATCGGCTTTCTGTTTTTCGCCATGGTCACGGGAACGGGCGGCGGCACCGTGCGCGATATCGTGCTCGGTCGCGTGCCGGTCTTTTGGGTGCTGAACCCCGCCTATATCCTCGTCTGCTGCGTCATGGGCATCGTCGTTTTCTTTACCGCCCACCTGCTGGAATCACGCTATCGCCTGCTGATCTGGCTGGATGCGATCGGTCTTGCCGCCTATTGCGTGCTCGGCGCCGCCAAGGGCCTTGCCGCCACCGGTTCGCCGACCATCGCGATCGTAACCGGCACGCTGACGGCGACCTTCGGCGGCATTCTGCGCGATCTGATGGCAAACGAGCCTTCGGTGCTCTTGCGGCCGGAAATATACGTCACCGCAGCCCTCGTCGGCGCCGGTGTGTTCACGCTCGCCAATGCGCTGGGAATGCCGCTCTATCTGGCGTCTGCCTGCGGCGTGGTGGCGGCCTTTGCGGTGCGCGGCGGAGCACTGTGGTTCGGCTGGACCTTCCCGACTTACAGACACAAGCCCGGCCGGCATCCCGACGATGTGATGTGAAGAAGCGGTGTCGTCAGCCCTGCTTCGCCCGCAGACGGATCACCACGTCGACATGGGCGATTTCCATCCCCTCCGGCGGCTCCGGCAGGTTGGCGATCGTCAGGTTGCTGACCGGAATATCGAGTACCTCGTTTTCGCCTTCGACGAAGAAATGGTGGTGGTCGGAAACATTGGTGTCGAAATAGGTCCTGGCGCTCTCGACAGCGAGAACGCGGATGAGACCGGCTTCAGTGAACTGGTGCAGCGTGTTGTAGACCGTTGCCAGCGACACCGGAACGCCGGCTGCAACCGCCTCCTCATGCAGTTCCTCAACGGTCAGGTGCCGGTCGCCCTTGGCAAACAGGAGGTCGCCGAGCGCGACACGCTGGCGGGTGGGGCGCAGGCCCGCGCCGCGCAGCCTTACCTCTATTGCGATCGGGAGTGCACCCGTCATCAAAACCAACTCCGGTTATTCCTGCATAATTCAATCATGTTTCTTCAAGCGGTATAACTTTTGCACCGGAGCCTTTCAATAGTTCAATGGGGACAAGAGCCTGATAAACGCGGCCAAAACGGGCTTTTGACGCAAATAGGTCTGGTCGCAGCCCTGGCCTTCCTGTATGCGACCACCAAATAATAGCGCAAGCTTGGTCCGGGACCGTGAATGAAGCTGCCTTGCTCGTGCTTCATTTTCTGAAGAACCTGGACTACATGTTCATAACCATGGGCTCACGCGGGAGGGAAAAGAAACTTTATGACGACAAGACAATCCAGCTTCTCGTACGACGAACTCATCGCCTGCGCACATGGCGAGCTGTTCGGGCCCGGCAATGCGCAGCTTCCCCTGCCGCCCATGCTGATGGTTCACCGCATCACCGATATTTCCGAAACGGGCGGGACTTTCGACAAGGGTTATCTCAGGGCCGAATACGACGTACGCCCTGACGATTGGTATTTTCCCTGCCATTTCGAAGGCAATCCGATTATGCCGGGCTGCCTCGGCCTTGATGGCATGTGGCAGCTGACCGGCTTCTTCCTGGGCTGGCTCGGCGAGGCAGGCCGCGGCATGGCCCTGTCGACAGGCGAAGTGAAATTCAAGGGCATGGTCCGGCCCCAGACGAAGCTGATCGAATACGGCATCGACTTCAAGCGTGTCATGCGCGGCCGTCTGGTCCTCGGCACGGCCGACGGCTGGCTGAAGGCCGACGGCGAGACCATATACCAGGCGGCCGATCTTCGCGTCGGTCTCTCGAAAGACAAGACGGCCTGAACCGTATCTCAAGCGGCTCACGAAACAAAAAAGGTTTGATCAGATGAGACGGGTAGTTGTCACGGGTCTGGGTGTGGTGTCCTCGATCGGAAACGACGCCGCCGAAGTCACCGAATCCTTGCGGCAGGCAAAGTCCGGTATCTCCTTCTCCAGCGATTTCGCCGAGCACGGCTTCAGGTGCCAGGTCTGGGGCAGCCCCAAGCTCGGTTCGGCGGAGCTGGCCGAACTGGTCGATCGCCGCGCCATGCGCTTCCTGTCGCAGGGCGGCGCCTGGAACCATGTCGCCATGAAGCAGGCACTTGCCGATTCCGGGCTGGAAGAGAAGGACTACGCTCAGAACGAGCGCACCGGCATCATCATGGGCTCCGGCGGTCCGTCCACCCGCACCCTGATCGAGGCGGCCGAGATCACCGTGAAGAACAACAGCCCGAAGCGCATCGGCCCCTTCGCCGTGCCGAAGGCGATGTCCTCGACCGCATCGGCGACGCTTGCCACCTGGTTCAAGATCCACGGCGTCAATTATTCGATCTCGTCTGCCTGCTCGACATCGGCGCATTGCATCGGCAACGCCGCCGAGATGATCCAGTGGGGCAAGCAGGACGTGATGTTCGCCGGCGGCCACGAGGATCTCGATTGGACCATGTCCAACCTCTTCGACGCCATGGGCGCCATGTCCTCCAAGTACAACGATACGCCCGATACCGCTTCGCGCGCCTATGATGTCAACCGCGACGGTTTTGTCATCGCCGGCGGCGCCGGCGTGCTGGTGCTCGAGGAGCTGGAGCACGCCAAGGCCCGCGGCGCCAAGATCTACGCCGAAATCGTCGGCTACGGCGCAACCTCGGATGGCTACGACATGGTCGCCCCCTCGGGCGAGGGCGCCATCCGCTGCATGCGCCAGGCGCTCGCCACCGTCAAAGGCGATGTCGACTACGTCAACACCCACGGCACCTCGACGCCGGTCGGCGACAGCAAGGAAATCGGCGCCATCCGCGAGGTATTCGGCGCCAAGATCCCGCATATTCAGTCGACCAAGTCGCTGACCGGTCATTCGCTCGGCGCTGCCGGCGTGCAGGAATCGATCTATTCCCTGTTGATGATGCAACATGGCTTCATCGGCGAAAGCGCTCATATCTCAGAGCTCGATCCGGAATTCGAAGGCGTGCCGATCGTGCGCAAGCGTATCGACGATGCGAAGATCGATATCGCCCTCTCCAACTCCTTCGGCTTCGGCGGCACCAACGCCACGCTGGTCTTCCAGCGTTATAACGGATAACAACATGTCGGGAATCATGCAGGGTAAGCGCGGCCTCATCATGGGCGTCGCAAACAACCATTCGATCGCCTGGGGGATTTCAAAAGCTCTCGCCGCACAGGGTGCGGAACTCGCCTTCACCTATCAGGGCGATGCGCTGGGCAAGCGCGTCAAGCCGCTGGCTGCCGAAGTCGGCTCGGATTTCGTGCTGCCCTGCGATGTCGAGGACGTCGCCTCGGTCGATACCGTGGTCGACGCGATCAGCGAGCGCTGGGGCAAACTCGATTTCATCGTCCACGCCATCGGTTTTTCCGACAAGAACGAGCTGAAGGGTCTCTACGCCGATACGACGCGGGAGAATTTCAGCCGCACCATGGTCATTTCCTGTTTCTCCTTCACCGAGATCGCCAAGCGCTGTGCTCCGTTGATGGAAGACGGCGGTGCGATGCTGACACTGACCTATAACGGTTCGACGCGCGTGATCCCGAATTACAACGTCATGGGCGTCGCCAAGGCAGCGCTTGAGGCTTCGGTGCGTTATCTCGCCGCCGATTACGGTCCGCGGGGCATCCGCGTCAACGCAATATCAGCCGGCCCGATCCGGACGCTGGCCGGCGCTGGCATCTCCGATGCGCGCGCGATCCTTTCCTGGAACCAGCGCAATGCGCCGCTGCGCAAGTCCGTGACCATCGATCAGGTCGGCGGTTCGGCTCTCTACCTGCTCTCCGACCTTTCCGCCGGCGTCACCGGCGAAATCCATTTCGTCGACGCGGGTTTCAACGTCACCTCCATGCCGACGCTGGACACGTTGCGCAGAGCGGACGTCGAATAGACGCTACTCCGATTTGAAACTCAAAAGGCCGTGCGCAGGTGCGCACGGCCTTTTTTGTTTCGATTGATGAAAGGGGAACGGTTCGAGCCCTAACCCTTACTTCTTCGCCCACAGCACCTTAAAACGGGC
This Rhizobium sp. NZLR1 DNA region includes the following protein-coding sequences:
- the rpsA gene encoding 30S ribosomal protein S1, which produces MSVATPSREDFAALLEESFAKNDLAEGYVTKGIVTGIEKDVAVVDVGLKVEGRIALKEFGARAKDGQLKVGDEVEVYVERIENALGEAVLSREKARREESWVKLEAKFEAGERVEGVIFNQVKGGFTVDLDGAIAFLPRSQVDIRPIRDVTPLMHNPQPFEILKMDKRRGNIVVSRRTVLEESRAEQRSEIVQNLEEGQVVDGVVKNITDYGAFVDLGGIDGLLHVTDMAWRRVNHPSEILNIGQQVKVQIIRINQETHRISLGMKQLESDPWDGIQAKYPEGKKISGTVTNITDYGAFVELEPGIEGLIHISEMSWTKKNVHPGKILSTTQEVEVVVLEVDPSKRRISLGLKQTLENPWAAFARSHPAGTEVEGEVKNKTEFGLFIGLDGDVDGMVHLSDLDWNRPGEQVIEEFNKGDVVKAVVLDVDVEKERISLGIKQLGKDAVGDAAASGDLRKNAVVSCEVIAVNDGGVEVKLVNHEDITSFIRRADLARDRDEQRPERFSVGQVFDARVTNFSKKDRKIMLSIKALEIAEEKEAVAQFGSSDSGASLGDILGAALKNRGGE
- the cmk gene encoding (d)CMP kinase, producing MTTKTFTIAIDGPAAAGKGTLSRRIAERYGFHHLDTGLTYRATAKALLDAGLPLDDEAVAEKIAREVELAGLDRDILSKHEIGEAASKIAVMPAVRRALVEAQRRFSIKAPGTVLDGRDIGTVVCPDAAVKFYVTATPEVRARRRYDEILGKGATADFDAIFEDVKRRDERDMGRADSPLKPADDAHLLDTSEMSIEAAFQAAQSIIDAVLSRNA
- a CDS encoding TIGR02300 family protein, giving the protein MAKAELGTKRTDPETGKKFYDLNRDPVVSPYTGKSYPLSFFQETSAIAEVAEEDEVAEVDTENTEVELVSLEDADEAASGDDIPDIGDDDVEIEGDDDDDTFLTPDEDDDDDDMSDIIGVTGDDDEV
- a CDS encoding GIY-YIG nuclease family protein — encoded protein: MWYVYILRSVDFLDQEYTGSTADLKQRFAAHNAGKSTHTAKFAPWILFWYCAFPDKHKALEFEAYLKSHSGRAFASKRLVQPHSDPGKL
- a CDS encoding YoaK family protein — encoded protein: MTRARRRRLIRTRRTMTGIALVGSISFLAGMTDATGLLLTGDFVSFMTGNTTRAALALSQGNLYHAAVLISAILVFVLGNAAGIVVAHFSQRRIFVVLGCVGLVLALASMMTMQNLLLSRFYLIVLAMGMVNAAVEQIEGLPIGLTYVTGALSRFGRGIGRWIIGDRRIEWTIQIVPWGGMLLGAIAGALVTRLTGAYALWLVSLFAMVLALAAMFIPRPLQRRFNQKIAPHRSAVARAK
- a CDS encoding YdcF family protein; protein product: MFLISKLVWIFAQPLSLAFFLLIIALIAGLLRWRTLSILGAAGSALILFVTLYTTAGNLMMQGLEQRFAKPAADPDSLQCMIVLGGAFENEVNTARHGIEFNAAADRFVEALRLAQKFPQSHILVSGGDGSLSGIYEGDAAASERFFPLFGVGRDRLIEEKQSRTTFENAVNTKEFLASQGLANCLLITSGFHMPRSVGIFRKLGIDIVPWPTDYRTDGEVRPGLDFTQPSLNAQNMATAIREWYGLVGYYLAGRTSELYPG
- a CDS encoding trimeric intracellular cation channel family protein: MSLLVYLDYAGIALFAATGALAASRKQLDLIGFLFFAMVTGTGGGTVRDIVLGRVPVFWVLNPAYILVCCVMGIVVFFTAHLLESRYRLLIWLDAIGLAAYCVLGAAKGLAATGSPTIAIVTGTLTATFGGILRDLMANEPSVLLRPEIYVTAALVGAGVFTLANALGMPLYLASACGVVAAFAVRGGALWFGWTFPTYRHKPGRHPDDVM
- the irrA gene encoding iron response transcriptional regulator IrrA — its product is MTGALPIAIEVRLRGAGLRPTRQRVALGDLLFAKGDRHLTVEELHEEAVAAGVPVSLATVYNTLHQFTEAGLIRVLAVESARTYFDTNVSDHHHFFVEGENEVLDIPVSNLTIANLPEPPEGMEIAHVDVVIRLRAKQG
- the fabA gene encoding 3-hydroxyacyl-[acyl-carrier-protein] dehydratase FabA, producing the protein MTTRQSSFSYDELIACAHGELFGPGNAQLPLPPMLMVHRITDISETGGTFDKGYLRAEYDVRPDDWYFPCHFEGNPIMPGCLGLDGMWQLTGFFLGWLGEAGRGMALSTGEVKFKGMVRPQTKLIEYGIDFKRVMRGRLVLGTADGWLKADGETIYQAADLRVGLSKDKTA
- the fabB gene encoding beta-ketoacyl-ACP synthase I is translated as MRRVVVTGLGVVSSIGNDAAEVTESLRQAKSGISFSSDFAEHGFRCQVWGSPKLGSAELAELVDRRAMRFLSQGGAWNHVAMKQALADSGLEEKDYAQNERTGIIMGSGGPSTRTLIEAAEITVKNNSPKRIGPFAVPKAMSSTASATLATWFKIHGVNYSISSACSTSAHCIGNAAEMIQWGKQDVMFAGGHEDLDWTMSNLFDAMGAMSSKYNDTPDTASRAYDVNRDGFVIAGGAGVLVLEELEHAKARGAKIYAEIVGYGATSDGYDMVAPSGEGAIRCMRQALATVKGDVDYVNTHGTSTPVGDSKEIGAIREVFGAKIPHIQSTKSLTGHSLGAAGVQESIYSLLMMQHGFIGESAHISELDPEFEGVPIVRKRIDDAKIDIALSNSFGFGGTNATLVFQRYNG
- the fabI gene encoding enoyl-ACP reductase FabI; amino-acid sequence: MSGIMQGKRGLIMGVANNHSIAWGISKALAAQGAELAFTYQGDALGKRVKPLAAEVGSDFVLPCDVEDVASVDTVVDAISERWGKLDFIVHAIGFSDKNELKGLYADTTRENFSRTMVISCFSFTEIAKRCAPLMEDGGAMLTLTYNGSTRVIPNYNVMGVAKAALEASVRYLAADYGPRGIRVNAISAGPIRTLAGAGISDARAILSWNQRNAPLRKSVTIDQVGGSALYLLSDLSAGVTGEIHFVDAGFNVTSMPTLDTLRRADVE